A genomic stretch from Clavelina lepadiformis chromosome 5, kaClaLepa1.1, whole genome shotgun sequence includes:
- the LOC143459762 gene encoding NFX1-type zinc finger-containing protein 1-like isoform X4, with the protein MVQDETIEARNVTLRLASDHSGFCQRLSQTDLDGGMIQMLLKVIGKMCRDDDPPDSLKRVLNNIIHTKFTDKIIRFLHALPRENAFRKQHAATHILNCLDLLRAWITRMPATSETDVSMLSANVKIVIEKMALGSDYKFEARLKEIDEILSEQLTQPTPTEEDNDLSEAERMHEMAPPNNFRDISVYPEAGDINGTQESFLRTNLVNSAYKNEDHYLDVQFRLLREDFVRPLREGIRHCFTPGGEMRLDRQRQTNVRVYENVSIEFPKPGRTGMQYYVHFDTKRLQNVRWDASRKLMYGNLVCLSFDKFERHFLFAIIVDRDPKQLKMGYVRLEFVSNNGNVGAGGNVEDALRELQLENDSEDSSDDDSSDEDDENVIEEQLAAVPGNSLLTQADMRRRYYMVETEAYFESYRHVLAGLQKTENIPLQQYIVRCQQEIRPPRYLRVAQQPRYDFKCIIEADDLPHTDVEVLKTDSWHSTEELSLDQSQLDALKSALTNEISLIQGPPGTGKTHVGLIVMKLLLANRQRRNENFIRNPLQRRRRAAIEYSQVLVICYTNHALDQFLEGIIKFQRTDVIRVGGRCKSKVLEQYKLMNVRRNSSTTLGRLNRRTIWDLWRDLSAQQHAMESCTDVLEVSTHSVLRLQQFESIIPHPLYEQFEMISLQSGCTADDALLMWLGVAEPDKILCDKPYILEECVNAVTAPLEKMGYNKRKVVQAILDSNSMEQQKILDWLEKNENNPGAADAFPTKDIIHLYLEKIEIPFDPQPLLDQGFHPLEVKCALLATDFRRPNIKYIETWLENKNKAAEDKENDPVQADNLNDEEDAHLEADVEFLEEQRAIDQDDEEPAAPSRRENEKKKTDQLAAATYDDIKEKMSSGKWELQPAERKRRKNKIKLQIGRVDAMSKRDAGDVAELFSLDENNRWRLYRRWLQDLRDQLRGRIIAEGDKYNQLARALVDAQNEQDYTILRSAKVVGMTTTGAAKYRDIVQRLPAKVVIVEEAAEVLEAHIVTSMPRNTEHLILIGDHQQLKPSPTVYELAKKFNLDISLFERMIKNGIPRSKLQLQHRMRPQIASLLRPHIYQVLEDHESVLHYPQVMGVQKNVFFLSHECRENNVQDGQSKVNHHEASFMVTFCQYLIQQGYLPGQITILTAYVGQLHIINRLKPKKLAGVRVTAVDNFQGEENDIILLSLVRSNDEGKIGFLGIENRVCVALSRAKIGLFCIGDFTLLAEKSRLWRIILEKLQEEGSTGDGLPLQCRNHPEKIFSARIAKDFEKVPEGGCGQQCVFRLNCGHRCTRFCHPDDERHTKFKCRKSCERKCPSGHLCRLKCHETCHCVVKVLKEIPNCGHIQTMDCGKDPNTFTCYVPCQDVLPCGHQCLGVCGVPCPTKCEVLVEKQLPCDHVQKIPCYRSEKPRKVDCMNPCGVELRCGHRCRGNCFSCKQGRLHERCREKCNRQLFCGHICQEDCSTKCPPCKKKCDTKCQHSACPKECFEPCVLCTERCNKWLGRNRKCSKLCSEPCDSTPVTKPCLKRLKCKHSCVGIVGEKCPELCRVCNKDKLTEIGEMFPGGDHGSSQRFIMLKCKHIFPAEFLDRWMEMKADASEDEGIQLKQCPQCKTVIRDSNRYRHIINQQLRLINQVREKINGKTEDVAKARKKLLRHFVSERDPLDTDSCATEWKELQKSINESKTMNDLVVAEIRLRNLSKLCDVETAVNGIPIFHLKLPKNILESLKANITIVRDWLFNNRPYFSDQEMLDFDCEFGKIKQQLIFIKFIRNSLFDAKRGDEMLKSYLKRAGNLLFSSTLRFTDDHEVEVERAMKDITDYAPSLVSGLGISEEEKKMVVKAMSFQKGHWYKCRNDHIYCIGNCGGAELTATCPECQQTIGGAGHRLADGNQVAGEMDGSTRPAYDPQNLLIPPEV; encoded by the exons ATGGTTCAAGATGAAACAATCGAAGCGAGGAACGTCACTCTCCGACTGGCAAGTGATCACTCGGGTTTTTGCCAACGCTTATCACAAACTGATTTAGATGGAG GGATGATTCAAATGTTACTGAAAGTTATTGGGAAAATGTGTCGCGATGACGACCCTCCGGATTCACTCAAGCGTGTCCTGAATAACATCATTCACACGAAGTTTACCGACAAGATAATCAGGTTCTTGCACGCCCTGCCTAGAGAAAA TGCATTTAGAAAGCAACACGCAGCTACACATATTTTAAATTGCTTGGATTTATTGCGCGCTTGGATCACAAGGATGCCAGCGACCTCAGAGACAGAC GTATCAATGCTTAGTGCTAATGTGAAGATTGTTATTGAAAAGATGGCACTGGGCTCAGACTATAAATTTGAAGCACGTTTGAAGGAGATCGATGAAATTTTAAGTGAACAACTGACACAACCCACACCAACAGAAGAAGA CAATGACTTGTCTGAAGCTGAAAGGATGCATGAAATGGCGCCACCTAATAACTTCCGAGATATTTCAGTTTATCCAGAAGCTGGCGATATAAACGGCACTCAGGAAAGTTTCCTGAGAACAAACCTTGTCAACTCAGCTTACAAGAA TGAAGACCATTACCTGGATGTGCAGTTTCGACTGTTGAGAGAAGATTTTGTTCGTCCGTTGCGTGAAGGGATAAGACACTGTTTTACACCAG GTGGCGAAATGCGACTGGATAGGCAAAGGCAAACCAACGTTCGAGTTTACGAAAATGTTTCCATCGAATTTCCAAAACCAGGCAGAACAG GAATGCAATATTACGTGCATTTTGACACCAAGAGGCTTCAAAATGTGAGGTGGGACGCATCACGCAAGTTGATGTATGGAAACCTCGTCTGCTTGTCGTTTGATAAATTTGAG AGACACTTCCTCTTCGCCATTATAGTCGACCGTGATCCGAAGCAGCTAAAGATGGGATACGTGAGGTTGGAGTTTGTATCCAACAACGGGAACGTCGGAGCAGGAGGAAACGTGGAGGACGCTCTCCGCGAACTTCAGCTGGAAAACGATTCTGAAGACTCTTCAGATGACGACTCTTCTGATGAGGATGATGAAAACGTTATAG AAGAGCAACTCGCAGCAGTTCCAGGCAATAGTCTTCTTACACAGGCAGACATGAGACGGAGATACTACATGGTGGAAACTGAGGCTTACTTTGAATCCTACCGACATGTTTTGGCCGGCTTGCAAA aaACGGAAAACATTCCTTTGCAGCAATATATTGTCAGGTGCCAGCAGGAGATACGACCACCTCGATATCTCCGAGTCGCCCAACAACCTCGCTACGACTTCAAGTGCATAATAGAAGCAGATG ACCTGCCGCACACCGATGTTGAGGTTTTAAAGACCGACAGCTGGCACAGCACAGAAGAACTAAGTCTGGACCAGTCACAACTTGACGCACTCAAGTCCGCTCTGACCAATGAGATTTCACTCATACAAGGCCCACCTGGAACTGGAAAAACTCACGTCGGACTCATCGTGATGAAACTGCTTCTGGCCAATAGACAGCGAAG GAATGAAAACTTCATCAGGAATCCCCTCCAACGACGACGCCGAGCGGCCATAGAGTACTCCCAAGTGCTGGTGATCTGCTACACCAACCATGCCCTGGACCAGTTCCTCGAAGGAATCATCAAGTTCCAGAGAACTGACGTCATCCGTGTCGGTGGACGCTGCAAGTCGAAAGTCTTGGAGCAATATAAGTTGATGAACGTTCGGAGAAACTCTTCGACCACTCTTGGAAGATTGAATCGGCGGACAATCTGGGATCTCTGgc GTGACTTGAGTGCACAACAACACGCCATGGAATCATGCACTGATGTACTGGAAGTCTCCACTCATTCTGTGCTTCGGCTGCAACAATTTGAAAGCATCATTCCACATCCGCTCTATGAACAATTTGAAATGATCAGTCTTCAAAGTGGTTGCACAG CCGATGACGCTCTTTTGATGTGGCTCGGTGTGGCTGAACCTGACAAAATTCTCTGTGACAAGCCTTACATTCTAGAAG AATGCGTAAATGCTGTCACTGCTCCACTGGAGAAGATGGgctacaacaagagaaaggtCGTACAAGCCATCCTTGATTCCA ACTCAATGGAGCAGCAAAAAATCTTGGATTGGTTGGAAAAGAATGAAAACAATCCCGGAGCAGCAGATGCTTTTCCAACTAAAG ACATCATACATTTATATTTGGAGAAGATCGAAATTCCTTTTGATCCCCAACCTCTGCTGGATCAAGGATTCCACCCACTTGAGGTCAAATGCGCTCTTCTTGCCACCG actTCAGGCGACCGAACATCAAATACATTGAAACTTGGTTGgagaataaaaacaaagcagcTG aaGATAAAGAAAACGATCCGGTTCAAGCTGACAATTTAAATGATGAAGAAGATGCTCATCTTGAAGCAGATGTTGAGTTCCTGGAGGAGCAAAGAGCGATTGACCAag ACGACGAAGAACCTGCAGCGCCCTCAAGaagagaaaatgaaaaaaagaaaactgacCAACTTGCCGCCGCCACTTATGACGacataaaag AAAAAATGTCGTCAGGAAAATGGGAGTTGCAGCCAGCGGAGAGGAAACGTCGAAAGAACAAGATAAAGCTGCAGATCGGTCGAGTTGACGCGATGTCCAAGCGAGATGCAGGGGACGTGGCCGAGCTTTTTAGCCTCGATGAAAACAACAGATGGCGATTGTACCg TCGTTGGCTCCAAGATCTCAGAGACCAGCTTCGTGGTCGGATCATCGCTGAAGGTGATAAATACAACCAGCTCGCTAGGGCACTGGTGGACGCCCAGAACGAACAAGATTACACGATTTTGCGAAGTGCGAAGGTCGTTGGCATGACAACCACCGGAGCTGCAAAGTACAGGGACATCGTACAAAGACTTCCG GCAAAAGTTGTCATTGTTGAAGAAGCGGCCGAAGTGTTGGAAGCtcacattgtgacgtcaatgCCACGCAACACAGAACACTTAATTCTGATTGGTGACCATCAGCAACTGAAACCTTCGCCGACCGTCTATGAACTTGCCAAGAAATTTAACCTCGATATTTCGTTGTTTGAGCGAATG ATTAAGAACGGGATTCCTCGGAGCAAGCTGCAACTCCAGCATCGGATGCGACCCCAAATCGCGAGTTTATTGCGTCCCCACATCTATCAAGTCCTGGAAGATCATGAGAGCGTCCTCCATTATCCTCAGGTGATGGGAGTCCAGAAAAACGTCTTTTTCCTCTCGCACGAATGCCGCGAGAACAACGTCCAAGATGGACAGAGCAAG GTTAACCACCACGAGGCCAGCTTCATGGTTACCTTCTGCCAATATCTCATTCAACAGGGCTACTTGCCGGGACAGATCACCATACTCACAGCTTATGTCG GGCAGCTTCACATCATCAATCGACTGAAGCCAAAGAAGTTGGCGGGAGTTCGAGTGACAGCAGTGGACAATTTCCAAGGGGAGGAAAACGACATCATATTACTCTCACTTGTACGGAGTAATGATGAG GGCAAAATTGGATTTCTCGGGATCGAGAATCGAGTCTGTGTCGCGTTGTCTCGAGCAAAGATAGGATTGTTCTGCATCGGAGATTTCACT TTGCTAGCGGAAAAGAGTCGTCTATGGCGAATCATCCTGGAGAAGTTGCAAGAAGAGGGAAGCACCGGGGATGGATTGCCCCTGCAGTGCAGGAATCACCCGGAGAAGATTTTTAGCGCAAGAATTGCGAAAGATTTCGAGAAAGTTCCAGAAG GTGGTTGTGGACAGCAGTGTGTTTTCCGACTCAACTGCGGTCACCGATGCACAAGATTTTGTCATCCCGATGACGAGCGTCACACAAAGTTTAAATGCAGGAAGTCTTGTGAAAGAAAATGCCCCAGCGGTCATCTTTGTCGTCTGAAGTGTCACGAGACCTGTCATTGTGTTGTTAAAGTGTTAAAG GAGATTCCCAATTGTGGTCACATTCAAACGATGGACTGCGGCAAAGATCCCAACACATTCACCTGCTATGTTCCCTGCCAAGACGTGCTTCCATGTGGTCACCAATGCTTAGGCGTTTGTGGGGTTCCATGTCCAACTAAATGCGAAGTTTTGGTTGAAA AGCAATTACCGTGCGATCACGTGCAGAAGATCCCATGCTATAGATCAGAGAAACCTCGGAAAGTTGATTGCATGAATCCGTGTGGCGTGGAACTGAGATGCGGACATAGATGCAGAGGAAATTGCTTCTCATGTAAACAG GGTCGTCTGCACGAACGCTGCCGTGAAAAATGCAACCGCCAGCTTTTCTGCGGCCATATTTGCCAGGAAGATTGCTCCACCAAGTGTCCGCCGTGCAAGAAGAAATGTGACACAAAGTGTCAGCACAGTGCGTGCCCAAAGGAATGCTTTGAACCTTGTGTCCTGTGCAC CGAAAGATGCAACAAATGGCTTGGACGCAACCGCAAGTGTTCGAAGCTGTGTAGCGAGCCATGCGATTCCACACCAGTTACCAAGCCATGCTTGAAG AGGTTGAAATGCAAACACTCCTGCGTTGGAATAGTTGGTGAGAAGTGTCCCGAACTGTGCCGGGTTTGCAACAAAGATAAACTGACCGAGATTGGAGAAATGTTTCCTGGTGGTGATCATGGATCCTCTCAGAG GTTTATCATGCTCAAATGCAAGCACATCTTCCCTGCTGAGTTCCTTGATCGATGGATGGAGATGAAAGCGGATGCCTCAGAAGACGAAGGGATCCAACTGAAGCAATGTCCTCAGTGTAAGACTGTGATCCGTGACTCGAACAGATACCGACACATCATCAACCAGCAGCTGAG GTTAATCAACCAAGTGAGAGAAAAGATTAATGGAAAGACCGAGGACGTGGCAAAGGCGAGAAAAAAACTTCTGAGGCATTTCGTTTCTGAGCGAGATCCTCTTGATACGGATTCTTGTGCAACAGAATGGAAGGAACTGCAAAAATCGATT AACGAATCGAAAACGATGAATGACTTGGTGGTGGCTGAAATAAGATTGCGTAATCTTTCAAAGCTTTGTGACGTAGAGACAGCAGTTAACGGAATTCcgatttttcatttaaaattgcCAAAGAATATACTCGAAA GTTTAAAAGCGAACATCACCATTGTAAGGGACTGGCTCTTCAACAACCGTCCATATTTCTCCGACCAGGAAATGCTCGATTTCGATTGTGAGTTTGgaaaaatcaaacaacagCTGATTTTCATCAAGTTTATCAGGAACTCTTTATTTGACGCGAA GAGAGGAGATGAGATGTTGAAGAGTTATCTCAAGAGAGCTGGAAACCTTCTCTTCTCCTCCACTCTTCGCTTCACTGATGATCATGAGGTGGAAGTGGAAAGGGCGATGAAAGATATCACAGATTAT GCTCCGTCTTTAGTGTCCGGCCTAGGGATCAGcgaagaagaaaagaaaatggtcGTGAAGGCGATGTCGTTCCAGAAAGGCCACTGGTACAAATGCAGGAATGATCACATCTACTGCATCGGAAATTGTGGGGGGGCGGAGCTCACAGCTACTTGCCCTGAGTGCCAACAGACCATCG GAGGTGCAGGTCACAGATTGGCGGACGGAAACCAAGTTGCCGGTGAAATGGACGGATCTACGAGACCAGCCTACGATCCGCAAAATTTACTTATCCCGCCAGAAGTTTGA